Proteins encoded together in one Pseudoalteromonas xiamenensis window:
- a CDS encoding NAD(P)/FAD-dependent oxidoreductase: protein MNFDVVVLGAGAAGLMCAAQAGYRGRQVAVVDMGKKAGRKILISGGGRCNFTNENATPANYLCQNPHFVKSCLSRYTQHDFIELVDRHGLAYHHKTLGQLFCDNSAQDIVDILLTECEWAGVELLLRREVLSVSKTDEGYTLKTSEGEIGCASLVIAAGGLTMPKLGATPIGYQVAQQFGLTVHPTTAALVPLTLHDHDKQRFEGLSGVSIDSLVSSESGVSFRENILFTHRGLSGPAILQISSFWQAGQAVTINLLPDNSIEALIAAWRAQSPQKSFKNALATLLPKRFVEILTEQQEIPDKALNQLNHAELAQIAQTIHQWQIKPNGTEGYRTAEVTLGGVDVDELSSKTFEAKKAPGLYFIGEVTDVTGWLGGYNFQYAWSSGWCCGQYC from the coding sequence TTGAATTTTGATGTTGTGGTTCTTGGCGCAGGCGCTGCAGGATTAATGTGTGCAGCGCAAGCTGGCTATCGTGGAAGACAAGTAGCGGTAGTAGATATGGGTAAGAAAGCAGGACGTAAAATACTCATCAGTGGAGGTGGTCGTTGCAACTTCACCAATGAAAATGCCACTCCAGCCAACTACTTATGCCAAAATCCTCACTTCGTTAAAAGTTGCCTAAGTCGCTACACTCAGCATGATTTTATTGAGCTGGTGGACCGACACGGACTTGCCTACCATCATAAAACCTTGGGTCAGTTGTTTTGTGACAACAGCGCGCAAGACATCGTGGATATTTTACTGACTGAATGTGAGTGGGCAGGCGTTGAATTGCTTTTGAGACGAGAAGTGCTGTCGGTGAGCAAAACAGACGAAGGTTACACACTTAAAACGTCTGAAGGGGAGATAGGTTGCGCTTCTCTTGTGATTGCGGCTGGTGGTCTAACAATGCCAAAGCTTGGAGCAACACCCATTGGCTATCAAGTCGCTCAACAGTTTGGTTTAACAGTACACCCTACAACAGCCGCTTTGGTCCCTCTCACACTTCATGACCATGATAAGCAACGGTTTGAAGGATTGTCGGGGGTGAGTATTGACAGTCTCGTTAGCAGTGAATCGGGCGTGTCTTTCCGTGAAAATATTTTATTTACGCACAGAGGCTTATCGGGTCCGGCCATTTTACAAATTTCCAGTTTTTGGCAAGCTGGACAGGCTGTCACCATCAATCTACTGCCTGATAATTCCATTGAAGCGTTGATAGCGGCATGGAGAGCTCAAAGCCCACAAAAGTCATTCAAAAATGCACTTGCGACGTTATTACCAAAGCGATTCGTGGAAATTCTTACAGAGCAACAGGAAATCCCCGACAAAGCACTTAATCAACTCAATCATGCGGAGTTGGCGCAAATTGCCCAAACGATTCATCAGTGGCAAATTAAACCAAATGGCACAGAAGGCTATCGCACCGCTGAGGTAACGCTTGGAGGTGTCGATGTCGATGAGCTTTCTAGCAAAACCTTTGAAGCCAAAAAAGCACCAGGACTTTATTTTATTGGTGAAGTCACTGACGTAACCGGTTGGTTAGGCGGGTATAATTTCCAATATGCGTGGAGCAGTGGTTGGTGCTGTGGACAGTATTGTTAA
- a CDS encoding type I restriction-modification system subunit M: MTQEQLNKLGKTLWDIADTLRGAMNADDFRDYMLSFLFLRYLSDNFEAAAKKELGKDYLDLPKDVLRDLKMSNPLEVWYDENPDDISFFESQMRRKLHYIIKPEHLWSSIAEMARVQDDELLKTLEEGFKYIENESFNSSFQGLFSEINLNSEKLGKKPSDRNAKLCTIIQKVSDGIAQFSIDTDTLGNAYEYLIGEFAANGGKKAGEFYTPQPVSTILSEIVTLDSQEPRTGKKKSLNKVLDFTCGSGSLLLNIRNNIVKTGGSIGKIYGQEKNITTYNLARMNMLLHGVKDTEFNIFHGDTLLNDWELLNEKNPAKKLKFDAVVANPPFSYRWESDRAEFKEDFRFKNHGIAPKSAADFAFLLHGFHFLSDEGTMAIILPHGVLFRGGAEQRIRSKLLKDGHIDTVIGLPSNLFFSTGIPVCILVLKKCKKYDDVLFINASDEENFEKGKRQNKLRPEDIQKIVDTYRFRDQEERYSRRVSTEEIEKNDFNLNISRYVSTAKAEAKVDLQAEHKKLVDIEKDINEALDKHNSFLKELGLPLLPR; this comes from the coding sequence ATGACTCAAGAACAATTAAACAAGTTAGGTAAAACTCTGTGGGATATCGCGGACACTTTGCGTGGTGCAATGAATGCCGATGATTTCCGTGACTACATGCTTTCTTTTCTATTTTTACGTTACTTATCTGATAACTTTGAAGCCGCAGCTAAGAAAGAGTTAGGAAAAGACTACCTAGACTTACCTAAAGATGTTCTCAGGGATTTAAAAATGTCTAACCCATTGGAAGTGTGGTATGACGAAAACCCTGATGATATCTCGTTTTTTGAATCGCAAATGCGCCGGAAGTTGCATTACATTATTAAGCCTGAGCATTTATGGTCAAGTATCGCTGAAATGGCAAGGGTTCAAGATGATGAGTTACTCAAGACGTTAGAAGAAGGATTTAAGTACATTGAAAATGAAAGCTTTAATAGTAGCTTTCAAGGCTTGTTTTCCGAGATCAACTTAAACTCAGAAAAGTTAGGGAAAAAACCATCAGATCGTAATGCAAAGCTATGCACAATTATTCAAAAGGTTTCCGATGGTATTGCTCAGTTCTCTATAGATACTGATACGTTAGGTAATGCGTATGAATACCTTATTGGAGAATTTGCTGCGAATGGCGGTAAAAAAGCAGGAGAGTTTTATACTCCCCAGCCAGTATCAACAATTCTGTCAGAAATAGTAACTCTAGATAGTCAAGAGCCTAGAACGGGTAAAAAGAAAAGTTTGAATAAGGTTTTAGACTTTACTTGTGGATCTGGTTCGCTACTACTCAACATACGAAATAATATTGTTAAGACTGGTGGTAGTATAGGTAAGATTTACGGACAAGAAAAAAATATTACCACCTATAACTTAGCTCGTATGAACATGTTACTCCATGGGGTAAAAGATACTGAATTTAATATTTTTCATGGGGATACACTATTAAATGATTGGGAGTTGCTGAATGAAAAGAACCCAGCTAAAAAACTTAAGTTCGATGCTGTAGTCGCTAACCCACCATTTAGTTATCGATGGGAATCAGACAGAGCTGAGTTTAAAGAAGATTTCCGTTTCAAAAATCACGGTATAGCTCCTAAATCTGCGGCTGATTTTGCTTTTCTATTGCATGGTTTCCACTTTTTAAGTGATGAAGGCACGATGGCTATTATTTTGCCTCATGGTGTCTTGTTTAGAGGTGGGGCGGAACAACGTATACGCAGCAAGCTATTAAAAGATGGGCACATTGATACTGTTATCGGCTTACCTTCTAACCTGTTTTTCTCAACGGGTATCCCTGTTTGTATTCTCGTACTAAAAAAATGCAAGAAGTACGATGATGTTTTGTTTATCAATGCTAGTGATGAAGAGAACTTCGAAAAGGGTAAACGCCAGAATAAGCTTCGCCCAGAAGACATTCAAAAGATAGTCGATACCTATAGATTTAGAGATCAAGAAGAACGCTATTCTCGCCGAGTCTCAACGGAAGAGATCGAGAAGAATGATTTCAACTTGAATATCTCAAGATATGTAAGTACGGCTAAAGCTGAAGCTAAGGTGGATTTACAAGCAGAGCATAAGAAGCTAGTTGATATTGAAAAAGATATCAATGAAGCCTTAGACAAACATAATAGCTTCCTCAAAGAACTTGGTTTGCCTTTGTTGCCCAGATAA
- a CDS encoding AAA family ATPase, translated as MNLMEVANKISDMKEAIVLIYAFNGTGKTQLSVAYKNVTKENNEGQHAGVYYNAYSEDLFHWDNDEDNDGFNVKLSLLPSNLNQFHSFISDDPKVIESKLALYNARFKFEFNLFEDIEKGIESISFYTLDDVDKNNPIKISRGEESIFIWCFYLALLDVDGWADKQDAHLFIDDPVSSLDENNIFITADTIFEQIESHYEKKKIIITTHHIGLFSILANRLFNGEKSGRYRNLTTCRVLKRSGGDIVLEETKRNVFLYHLHLLQVLNEAINEQLYTYHFALLRQLLENISSFQGSGSSGRVLGKLGFEGVESLMELVNTHSHKTPYYYQTEMMNETEQSDFKMIFSKLIEMYHFKF; from the coding sequence ATGAACTTAATGGAAGTTGCAAATAAAATAAGCGATATGAAGGAAGCGATCGTTCTTATTTATGCTTTTAATGGGACTGGTAAAACTCAGTTGTCAGTGGCTTATAAAAATGTAACCAAAGAAAATAATGAGGGTCAACACGCTGGAGTTTATTATAATGCCTATAGTGAAGATTTATTTCACTGGGATAATGATGAAGATAATGATGGGTTTAATGTTAAACTCTCATTATTACCAAGCAACCTTAATCAGTTTCATAGTTTTATTTCTGATGACCCTAAAGTTATTGAGAGTAAGTTGGCGTTATATAATGCTCGATTTAAGTTTGAATTTAATTTGTTCGAGGATATTGAAAAAGGCATTGAGTCTATAAGTTTCTATACTTTAGATGATGTAGATAAGAATAACCCTATAAAAATTTCTAGAGGAGAAGAAAGTATTTTTATATGGTGTTTTTATCTGGCGTTGCTTGATGTTGATGGCTGGGCTGATAAACAGGATGCTCATCTTTTTATTGATGATCCTGTATCTAGTTTAGATGAAAATAACATATTTATTACGGCAGACACTATTTTTGAACAAATAGAATCTCACTATGAAAAGAAAAAAATAATAATAACCACTCACCATATAGGCTTGTTTTCTATTTTAGCTAATCGTTTGTTTAATGGTGAAAAGAGTGGGCGTTACAGAAACTTGACGACATGTCGAGTATTAAAGCGTTCAGGTGGTGATATAGTGTTGGAGGAAACAAAAAGAAATGTTTTTCTTTATCATTTACACTTACTCCAAGTTCTTAATGAAGCTATAAATGAGCAACTTTATACCTATCATTTTGCGTTACTTAGGCAGCTTTTGGAGAATATTTCGTCATTTCAGGGAAGTGGTAGTTCGGGGCGAGTTCTCGGAAAGTTAGGATTTGAAGGTGTTGAATCATTAATGGAGCTTGTTAATACACACTCACACAAAACACCATATTATTATCAGACTGAAATGATGAATGAGACTGAACAGTCTGATTTTAAAATGATATTCAGTAAGTTGATTGAAATGTATCATTTCAAATTTTAG
- a CDS encoding restriction endonuclease subunit S, with the protein MSKIEYPTLVPELRFPEFVEQDGWKPKILEEVCDLQAGKFVKAANIKSEKDDSLYPCYGGNGLRGFTESFTHNGNYSLIGRQGALCGNINFVSGKFHATEHAVVVEPKEGVDNSWLYYELCRLNLNRFATGQAQPGLSVDNLYRVDTHVPLVEKEQQKIADCLVSIDGLITTNTKKSDSLKLHKKGLIQKLFPEEGKRVPELRFSDFEGDWKPASIAKMGMVVTGSTPSTSHREYYGGEHLFVSPADISENRFIETTKSTLTTEGIRKSRVVQSGSVLFVCIGSTIGKTAQVKYDCATNQQINAITAFPGYDDDFLYYLLSFHSLTISELAGKQAVPIINKATFSKVVLMVPEEKEQKRIADILSSIDELISALNKKIEALKAHKKGLVQRIFPYLERVSE; encoded by the coding sequence ATGAGTAAGATTGAGTATCCAACTTTAGTACCTGAACTAAGGTTCCCTGAATTTGTAGAACAAGATGGATGGAAGCCTAAGATATTGGAAGAAGTCTGTGATCTGCAAGCTGGAAAGTTTGTTAAAGCTGCCAATATCAAGAGTGAAAAGGACGATAGTTTGTATCCTTGTTATGGTGGTAACGGTTTACGTGGTTTCACTGAATCATTTACACATAATGGTAACTATTCTCTTATAGGTCGCCAAGGTGCGCTGTGCGGAAACATTAATTTTGTATCTGGAAAATTTCATGCGACCGAGCATGCTGTAGTCGTGGAACCCAAGGAAGGAGTTGATAACTCATGGCTTTATTACGAATTATGTAGGTTAAATTTAAATCGGTTTGCGACAGGACAAGCTCAACCGGGGCTATCTGTAGATAATTTGTATAGAGTTGATACACATGTCCCTCTAGTAGAAAAAGAACAGCAAAAAATAGCTGATTGTCTTGTCTCGATAGATGGCTTGATTACAACAAATACGAAAAAATCAGATTCATTAAAATTACACAAAAAAGGCTTGATACAGAAACTCTTTCCAGAAGAGGGAAAAAGGGTGCCTGAATTGAGGTTTAGTGATTTTGAGGGCGATTGGAAACCTGCATCGATAGCTAAAATGGGGATGGTAGTCACAGGGAGTACTCCAAGTACTTCGCATAGAGAATACTATGGTGGTGAGCACTTATTTGTTTCACCCGCAGATATTTCTGAAAATAGATTTATTGAAACAACAAAATCAACACTTACAACAGAGGGGATTCGTAAATCAAGAGTAGTGCAAAGTGGTAGTGTTCTTTTTGTTTGTATTGGTTCAACAATAGGAAAGACCGCTCAAGTTAAATACGACTGTGCTACAAACCAACAAATAAATGCCATAACTGCTTTTCCAGGATATGATGATGATTTTTTATATTATTTGCTAAGCTTCCATTCGCTAACTATATCTGAGCTAGCAGGAAAGCAAGCTGTGCCTATTATCAATAAAGCTACTTTTTCCAAGGTCGTACTGATGGTTCCTGAAGAAAAAGAACAAAAAAGAATAGCAGATATATTGTCTTCTATTGATGAGTTGATAAGCGCACTAAATAAAAAGATAGAAGCTCTTAAAGCTCATAAAAAAGGCTTGGTGCAACGTATATTTCCTTATTTAGAGAGAGTTAGTGAATGA
- a CDS encoding type I restriction endonuclease subunit R — protein sequence MITKEAQIEQALIDKLGDLKYSYRDDIRTDRALKQNFRKKFEALNFVNLTDNEFERLYQDIITADVFEAAQTLRERGYFQREDGTPLHYTLVNIKDWCKNEFEVINQLRMNTDESNHRYDVILLINGVPTVQIELKSYDIVTRRAMEQIVDYKNDIGNGYTNTLMCFIQMFIVSNEHHTYYFANNRNEHFSFNADERFLPVYQLANENNRKISHLHDFADAFLAKCTLGQMISRYMVLVQSEQKLLVMRPYQIYAVEAIVDCIHEGRGNGYIWHTTGSGKTLTSFKASTLLKDNPDIEKCLFVVDRKDLDRQTREEFNKFQDGCVEENTNTETLVRRMLSEDYADKVIVTTIQKLGLALDENSKRNQSKLKEGKKTFKERLEPLRDKRIVFIFDECHRSQFGENHKAIKEFFPEAQLFGFTGTPIFEKNSTYTQIDGNVGSFKTTESIFEQELHHYTITHAIEDKNVLSFHIDFFGKHSASKQLADASNDEAEATVTRVTPPPRAVVQEILEKHDAVTNHRRFNAILATASINHAIEYFEEFKIQQELKASESEDYVPLNIACVFSPPAQLSDKDKEDSDLNTLARNVKDIQQLQEDLPQEKADNEVEPERKKQALIDIINSYNHQYSTNHTINEFDLYYQDVQQRIKDQQYDNADYPHKNKIDIVIVVDMLLTGFDSKYLNTLYVDKNLKHHGLIQAFSRTNRVLNDSKPWGNILDFRGQEKEVNEAIKLFSGKKEEGAEQVWLVDPAPVVVEKYKEAVDKLEVFMQKQGLACEPSEVTNLQGDAQRASFINHFKEVQKFKNQLEQYTELDDEQKVQVAETLPIDTLRGFKGAYLETAKDLKRKLDTNKGTGDLPEEVEQLEFEFVLFASALIDYDYIMGLIAKSTQGTSKQSMTRQQLIDLICSQANLMSERDELIAYIHSLPSGEALDVSQIHAGYQAFKMKKATNELNDMAIKHGLATESLQAFVDGIMGRMIFDGEKLGDLLEPLDLGWKERTKKELALMEDLVPYLHKLAQGREISGLAAYE from the coding sequence ATGATAACGAAAGAAGCACAAATTGAACAAGCGCTCATAGATAAGCTGGGCGATCTGAAGTATTCATACCGTGATGATATCCGAACAGATCGAGCCTTGAAGCAGAACTTTCGTAAAAAATTTGAGGCCTTAAACTTCGTCAACCTTACTGACAATGAATTTGAGCGTTTGTATCAAGACATCATTACGGCTGATGTATTTGAAGCTGCTCAAACGCTACGTGAACGTGGTTACTTTCAGCGTGAGGATGGCACACCGCTGCATTACACCTTAGTGAATATCAAAGACTGGTGTAAAAATGAGTTTGAAGTTATCAATCAATTGCGCATGAATACGGATGAGAGCAATCACCGTTACGATGTGATTTTATTGATCAATGGTGTGCCTACGGTGCAGATTGAGCTGAAGAGTTACGACATTGTGACTCGTCGAGCTATGGAACAAATCGTTGATTACAAAAACGATATTGGCAATGGCTATACCAATACACTGATGTGTTTCATTCAGATGTTTATTGTTAGCAATGAACACCACACTTATTACTTTGCTAACAACCGTAATGAGCATTTTAGCTTCAATGCTGATGAGCGCTTTTTACCTGTTTATCAACTAGCTAATGAGAATAACCGTAAAATCTCGCACTTACATGACTTTGCCGATGCCTTCTTAGCGAAGTGTACTCTTGGTCAGATGATCAGTCGCTATATGGTACTGGTTCAATCGGAACAAAAGCTTCTGGTTATGCGTCCGTATCAAATCTATGCGGTGGAAGCTATTGTTGATTGTATCCATGAAGGGCGAGGAAATGGCTATATCTGGCATACAACAGGATCAGGAAAAACACTAACGTCGTTTAAAGCGTCAACGTTACTTAAAGATAATCCTGATATTGAAAAGTGTTTGTTTGTCGTCGACAGAAAAGACTTGGATCGTCAAACCCGAGAAGAATTTAATAAGTTTCAAGACGGCTGTGTGGAAGAGAACACCAATACAGAAACGTTAGTTCGTCGTATGTTGTCAGAGGACTATGCTGATAAAGTCATCGTTACAACGATCCAGAAACTCGGCTTAGCGCTAGATGAAAACAGCAAGCGCAACCAGAGTAAACTGAAAGAGGGTAAGAAAACCTTCAAAGAGCGATTAGAGCCATTACGAGATAAGCGTATTGTTTTTATCTTTGATGAGTGTCACCGCTCTCAGTTTGGTGAAAACCATAAAGCGATTAAAGAGTTTTTCCCTGAAGCACAATTGTTTGGCTTTACAGGTACTCCTATATTCGAGAAAAACTCAACGTATACTCAAATCGATGGCAATGTGGGTTCCTTTAAAACCACTGAGAGTATCTTTGAGCAAGAGCTACACCACTATACGATTACTCATGCAATTGAAGATAAGAACGTTCTAAGCTTCCATATTGACTTTTTTGGCAAACATTCTGCGAGCAAGCAACTAGCAGACGCCAGCAATGATGAAGCTGAAGCCACGGTGACAAGAGTTACACCTCCACCACGGGCTGTCGTTCAAGAGATACTAGAGAAGCATGATGCTGTGACGAATCACCGTCGATTCAATGCCATTCTAGCAACGGCTTCTATCAATCATGCAATTGAATACTTCGAAGAGTTTAAGATCCAGCAAGAGCTTAAAGCCTCAGAGTCTGAAGACTATGTTCCGTTGAATATTGCTTGTGTGTTTTCGCCGCCAGCACAGCTAAGTGATAAGGATAAAGAAGATTCAGATTTAAATACACTCGCTCGAAATGTGAAAGATATCCAACAATTACAGGAAGATCTCCCACAAGAAAAAGCCGATAACGAAGTAGAGCCTGAGCGTAAGAAGCAAGCTTTAATCGATATTATTAATAGCTACAACCATCAATATTCAACGAATCATACTATCAATGAATTTGACCTTTATTACCAAGACGTTCAGCAGCGGATTAAAGATCAGCAATACGACAATGCTGATTATCCACATAAAAACAAGATCGATATCGTCATCGTCGTTGATATGTTATTGACAGGTTTTGATTCCAAATACCTGAACACTCTATACGTGGATAAGAACCTAAAACACCATGGTCTTATACAAGCATTTTCACGTACTAACCGTGTATTGAATGATAGTAAGCCTTGGGGGAATATTTTAGATTTCCGAGGTCAAGAAAAAGAAGTTAATGAAGCGATTAAACTTTTTTCTGGTAAAAAAGAAGAAGGTGCTGAACAGGTTTGGTTGGTAGATCCTGCGCCTGTAGTTGTTGAAAAATATAAAGAAGCGGTTGATAAGCTAGAAGTTTTCATGCAAAAGCAAGGCTTAGCATGTGAGCCTTCAGAAGTGACAAACCTTCAAGGTGACGCGCAAAGAGCTTCTTTTATTAATCACTTCAAAGAAGTACAAAAATTTAAGAACCAACTAGAGCAGTACACAGAACTCGATGACGAACAGAAAGTTCAGGTTGCAGAGACATTACCAATCGATACCTTGCGTGGTTTTAAAGGTGCGTATTTAGAAACAGCCAAAGACTTAAAACGGAAGCTAGACACGAATAAAGGTACGGGAGACTTGCCTGAAGAAGTCGAACAGCTAGAGTTTGAGTTTGTGTTGTTTGCATCCGCTTTAATCGATTACGACTACATCATGGGATTAATTGCTAAATCGACTCAGGGAACAAGTAAGCAAAGCATGACTCGTCAGCAACTCATCGATTTAATCTGCTCGCAAGCGAATTTGATGTCTGAGCGCGATGAGCTGATTGCTTATATTCATAGTTTACCTTCTGGTGAGGCATTAGATGTGTCACAAATTCATGCAGGCTACCAAGCATTTAAAATGAAAAAGGCTACCAATGAACTCAATGACATGGCTATAAAGCACGGTTTAGCTACAGAAAGTTTACAGGCGTTTGTTGATGGAATTATGGGACGAATGATTTTCGATGGCGAGAAGCTGGGGGATCTGTTAGAGCCACTAGATCTTGGCTGGAAAGAACGTACGAAGAAAGAGTTAGCATTAATGGAAGATTTGGTTCCTTATCTACATAAACTAGCCCAAGGGCGTGAAATATCCGGGTTAGCAGCTTATGAGTAA
- the mads1 gene encoding methylation-associated defense system helix-turn-helix domain-containing protein MAD1, whose amino-acid sequence MNDEIMTIQEVALYLKLNEKTTYRLASEGKLPGFKVGGSWRFKRTDLEKWIEEQKAITNK is encoded by the coding sequence ATGAATGATGAAATAATGACCATTCAAGAGGTCGCCTTGTACCTAAAACTAAATGAAAAGACCACCTATAGACTAGCAAGTGAAGGTAAACTTCCTGGTTTTAAAGTAGGTGGGAGTTGGCGCTTTAAGCGGACCGATTTAGAAAAGTGGATTGAAGAACAAAAAGCCATAACAAATAAGTAA
- a CDS encoding TnsA endonuclease N-terminal domain-containing protein yields the protein MGKRLKNVTLARQRNWYIAHRESIEWNDLIYEPFWRTEDIPSFGVKTKIPHFEIPYRIVHLLSQNELWAYLELIRNPLVIEVYEQYAFPLEETLASAEFIGVKHPVYPGTKTPIIQTIDFMCDMYDLEAETSYQAAFPVKQPEDAIRYRTAEKLALQEAFCVTKGIHYELLLSDKLRTVKSVSLECLYNIRKNWPIELCG from the coding sequence ATGGGCAAGAGGCTTAAAAACGTAACACTAGCTAGGCAACGAAATTGGTACATCGCGCATAGAGAGAGTATCGAGTGGAATGATCTAATTTATGAACCATTTTGGCGCACCGAAGACATTCCAAGTTTTGGTGTGAAAACCAAAATACCACACTTTGAAATACCTTATCGTATCGTTCATTTACTTTCACAAAATGAGCTGTGGGCCTACTTAGAATTAATTCGTAATCCGCTTGTTATTGAAGTGTATGAGCAATATGCCTTCCCGCTTGAAGAAACCCTAGCATCAGCTGAATTTATTGGAGTTAAGCATCCTGTATATCCAGGTACAAAAACACCCATAATTCAAACAATTGATTTCATGTGTGATATGTATGATTTAGAAGCTGAAACAAGCTATCAAGCCGCATTTCCGGTGAAGCAACCGGAAGACGCCATACGTTATAGAACTGCTGAAAAGCTTGCTTTGCAAGAAGCTTTTTGCGTAACAAAAGGCATACATTATGAGCTTTTGTTAAGTGATAAATTACGAACCGTTAAGAGTGTTTCACTAGAGTGCTTATACAATATTAGAAAAAATTGGCCAATAGAACTCTGTGGGTAA
- a CDS encoding LysR family transcriptional regulator, producing MQLNLHLLRLYFEVVQNNSFTKAATLLCISQPAVSKAVKELEHLLDTTLIDRSNRSGTIVLTESGELLYQHARGIFAIEKSALKDIDAVKQLGKGTLTLGASTTVAGYWLIPYLAEFKEQYPNIHINMVVHNTHDIEEAMLDGQLDLALVEGKPERDSLTITPWQEEAMGLWIKSNTTFSPTQCTWLLREQGSGTRDVTEQFIQSQQWQIHSTIELGSNEAIAQAVSFGLGAAYLPNVVCKELAELGRIQPVTTLNASTRSLYLLELPLRPLSAAATAFKIILFN from the coding sequence ATGCAATTAAACCTACATCTACTGCGCTTGTATTTCGAAGTGGTTCAGAACAATAGTTTCACGAAAGCAGCCACCTTATTGTGTATTAGCCAGCCGGCGGTTTCAAAAGCCGTCAAAGAACTGGAGCATTTGCTCGATACAACGCTCATTGACCGTTCTAATCGAAGTGGCACTATCGTGCTCACTGAAAGTGGAGAATTACTTTATCAACATGCCAGAGGCATATTCGCGATTGAAAAGTCCGCACTTAAAGACATTGATGCCGTCAAGCAATTAGGTAAAGGGACGCTAACACTCGGAGCAAGTACCACCGTCGCGGGTTATTGGTTGATCCCCTATCTCGCCGAGTTTAAAGAACAATACCCAAATATCCACATCAATATGGTGGTGCATAATACACATGACATAGAAGAGGCCATGCTAGATGGTCAACTTGATTTGGCGCTGGTTGAAGGAAAACCGGAGCGTGACTCGCTGACGATCACACCGTGGCAGGAAGAGGCCATGGGACTGTGGATTAAAAGCAACACGACGTTTTCTCCCACACAATGTACATGGTTACTTCGCGAACAGGGGTCGGGTACGCGCGACGTCACAGAACAGTTTATCCAATCCCAGCAATGGCAAATTCATTCAACTATTGAGCTTGGCAGTAATGAAGCCATTGCCCAAGCAGTTTCATTTGGTTTGGGGGCCGCGTATTTACCCAATGTTGTTTGCAAAGAACTCGCGGAACTCGGCCGCATTCAACCGGTCACGACTTTGAATGCAAGCACGCGTTCGCTATACCTACTTGAGCTTCCCCTCCGCCCACTATCGGCCGCTGCAACTGCATTCAAAATTATCTTATTTAATTAA